The proteins below come from a single Agrococcus beijingensis genomic window:
- a CDS encoding NAD-dependent epimerase/dehydratase family protein — protein MTLRLAITGVDGFVGRHVAQIAAERGHHVVGVTRSADATVAGVAELVEADLTEQWPRTPPVDAIVHLAGLAAVGPSFDEPVRYIVENAAMTAHLCEALLRHDEPARVVAASTGAIYAPSDEPIDETATLAYASPYAVSKGTVEHLLSYYRGRGLDTVVARPFNHIGAGQSPGFLVPDLLEHLDGLGDEEPLPAGNLDAERDYTDVRDVATAYLLLAEAPVLAHDVYNVASGRARSGHEVLAAICAALGRSVPELGTGELRPLDMPRVVGDATRLRDELDWAPAHDFADSIAAAVSAHAGVRPSA, from the coding sequence ATGACCCTGCGGCTGGCGATCACCGGCGTCGACGGGTTCGTCGGGCGGCACGTCGCCCAGATCGCCGCCGAGCGCGGCCATCACGTCGTCGGGGTCACGCGCTCCGCCGACGCGACGGTCGCCGGCGTCGCCGAGCTGGTCGAGGCCGACCTCACCGAGCAGTGGCCGCGCACCCCGCCCGTCGACGCGATCGTGCACCTCGCCGGCCTCGCCGCCGTCGGGCCCTCGTTCGACGAGCCGGTGCGCTACATCGTCGAGAACGCCGCGATGACCGCGCACCTGTGCGAGGCGCTGCTGCGCCACGACGAGCCGGCGCGCGTGGTGGCCGCCAGCACCGGCGCGATCTACGCACCATCTGACGAACCGATCGACGAGACGGCGACGCTCGCCTACGCATCCCCCTACGCCGTCAGCAAGGGCACCGTCGAGCACCTGCTGTCGTACTACCGCGGGCGCGGGCTCGACACCGTCGTCGCGCGGCCCTTCAACCACATCGGCGCTGGCCAGAGCCCCGGCTTCCTGGTGCCCGACCTGCTCGAGCACCTCGACGGCCTCGGCGACGAGGAGCCGCTGCCCGCCGGCAACCTCGACGCCGAGCGCGACTACACCGACGTGCGCGACGTCGCGACCGCCTACCTGCTGCTCGCCGAGGCGCCCGTGCTCGCCCACGACGTCTACAACGTCGCCTCGGGCCGTGCCCGCAGCGGCCACGAGGTGCTCGCGGCGATCTGCGCCGCCCTCGGCCGGTCGGTGCCCGAGCTCGGCACCGGCGAGCTGCGGCCCCTCGACATGCCGCGGGTCGTCGGCGACGCCACGCGCCTGCGCGACGAGCTCGACTGGGCCCCCGCCCACGACTTCGCCGACTCGATCGCCGCCGCGGTCTCGGCGCACGCGGGAGTGCGCCCCTCGGCATGA
- a CDS encoding glycosyltransferase, which translates to MNRVAHVDHTVEPGGAEIALRRLLEAEHGWQGTVFVPPSAAGLGEYASLGATLAPGAVQVVQVLGVPQRAGATTASARARLAMLAAGIAQAAALRRSPAFRRSDIVHANTSRAALIGLLATVGSRRRLVVHLRDAVDAAALGSVAVRALRLALRRADGVIANSRFTLESARPWIRDGATVAVIPSPTGFDGSRPPAPPRDAVRTVGILGRLAPWKGQAQLLRAFAEAFPDGDVRLQLAGSAAFGEEAYERQLTSLAAELGIADRVDLLGQVRDIWPLLDEWDVCVHASTRPEPLGQSVLQYLAAARPTIAARAGGPLEWIDDGQTGLLTAMGDVGELAGALRRLADEPALRQQLHGNLVQQRPVRPDAEIARAHAELFAAVAGPRAQQEPPAPQTPSPSATPASGPAARALDGVGVERDESLR; encoded by the coding sequence ATGAACCGCGTCGCGCACGTCGACCACACCGTCGAGCCGGGCGGGGCGGAGATCGCGCTGCGGCGCCTGCTCGAGGCCGAGCACGGCTGGCAGGGCACGGTGTTCGTGCCGCCGTCGGCTGCGGGCCTGGGCGAGTACGCGTCACTCGGGGCCACGCTTGCACCCGGGGCTGTGCAGGTTGTGCAGGTCTTGGGCGTGCCCCAGCGCGCCGGCGCCACGACCGCCTCGGCCCGCGCGCGGCTCGCGATGCTGGCCGCCGGCATCGCGCAGGCGGCCGCGCTGCGCCGCTCGCCGGCGTTCCGCCGCAGCGACATCGTGCACGCCAACACCAGCCGCGCCGCGCTCATCGGGCTGCTCGCGACCGTCGGCTCGCGCCGTCGCCTCGTGGTGCACCTGCGGGATGCGGTCGATGCGGCCGCGCTCGGATCCGTCGCCGTGCGCGCCCTGCGTCTGGCACTGCGGCGCGCCGACGGCGTGATCGCGAACTCCCGCTTCACCCTCGAGTCGGCACGCCCCTGGATCCGCGACGGCGCGACCGTGGCGGTCATCCCCTCGCCTACCGGCTTCGACGGCAGCCGCCCGCCTGCCCCGCCACGGGACGCGGTGCGCACGGTCGGCATCCTCGGCCGCCTGGCACCCTGGAAGGGCCAGGCGCAGCTGCTCCGCGCCTTCGCCGAGGCGTTCCCCGACGGCGACGTGCGGCTGCAGCTCGCCGGCTCCGCCGCCTTCGGCGAGGAGGCCTACGAGCGGCAGTTGACGAGCCTCGCCGCCGAGCTGGGCATCGCCGACCGCGTCGACCTCTTGGGCCAGGTGCGCGACATCTGGCCGCTGCTCGACGAGTGGGATGTCTGCGTGCACGCCTCGACCCGGCCCGAGCCGCTCGGGCAGAGCGTGCTGCAGTACCTGGCGGCGGCGCGACCGACGATCGCGGCACGCGCCGGTGGGCCGCTCGAGTGGATCGACGACGGCCAGACGGGCCTCCTCACCGCGATGGGCGACGTCGGCGAGCTGGCCGGAGCGCTGCGGCGCCTCGCCGACGAGCCCGCGCTGCGGCAGCAGCTGCACGGCAACCTCGTGCAGCAGCGGCCCGTGCGGCCGGATGCCGAGATCGCCCGCGCGCACGCCGAGCTCTTCGCCGCGGTGGCCGGACCGCGAGCTCAGCAGGAGCCTCCAGCGCCGCAGACGCCGTCGCCGAGCGCGACGCCGGCCTCAGGCCCGGCTGCGCGCGCGCTCGACGGCGTCGGCGTAGAACGCGACGAGTCGCTCCGGTGA
- a CDS encoding glycosyltransferase family 4 protein, translated as MRVTWIALEWPRVGMHSGGVGRYVQRLAERTRALVDLTVICFEGAVPMEGVRLVTLPAPRGRVGRYYGSAIRASRAVRGLAADVVHSHGDDVLLPAEVPLVRTFYGSSLGEARTSRGLRRLNHYVLALLERRSAGRATVKLGIAPESVELMGCDAVLPPYFGVPPVPREPSATPSVVFIGSFGGRKQGHVAQAAVEALRAEGREIDLIVVGPKDDADAWQPWVQHRAGLADHEVAALLGRAWALVSPSAYEGFGIPVLEGLDHGLPVVAHPNPGSEYLRSLASGPLPLDLATGAAFTAALRTRIEAGPQLSEAELQASRALIEEVLREGSPERLVAFYADAVERARSRA; from the coding sequence ATGCGCGTCACCTGGATCGCCCTCGAGTGGCCTCGGGTGGGCATGCATTCGGGCGGCGTCGGCCGCTACGTGCAGCGCCTCGCCGAGCGCACCCGAGCGCTGGTCGACCTGACGGTCATCTGCTTCGAGGGCGCGGTGCCGATGGAGGGCGTCAGGCTCGTCACGCTGCCCGCTCCGCGGGGCCGCGTCGGCCGCTACTACGGCTCGGCCATCCGCGCCTCGCGCGCCGTGCGCGGACTCGCCGCCGACGTCGTGCACTCGCACGGCGATGACGTGCTGCTGCCCGCCGAGGTGCCGCTCGTGCGCACCTTCTACGGCTCGTCGCTGGGCGAGGCCCGCACGTCGCGGGGGCTGCGGAGGCTCAACCACTACGTGCTCGCGCTGCTCGAGCGGCGGTCGGCGGGCCGCGCCACGGTGAAGCTCGGCATCGCGCCCGAGTCGGTCGAGCTGATGGGTTGCGATGCGGTGCTGCCGCCGTACTTCGGCGTGCCGCCGGTGCCGCGCGAGCCGAGCGCGACGCCGTCGGTCGTCTTCATCGGCAGCTTCGGCGGCCGCAAGCAGGGGCACGTCGCGCAGGCCGCCGTCGAGGCGCTGCGCGCCGAGGGCCGCGAGATCGACCTGATCGTGGTGGGCCCGAAGGACGATGCGGATGCGTGGCAGCCGTGGGTGCAGCACCGGGCCGGCCTCGCTGACCACGAGGTGGCGGCGCTGCTGGGCCGTGCCTGGGCGCTGGTGTCGCCGTCGGCGTACGAGGGGTTCGGCATCCCGGTGCTCGAGGGGCTCGACCACGGGCTGCCGGTCGTCGCGCACCCGAACCCGGGCTCCGAGTACCTGCGATCGCTGGCGTCGGGCCCGCTGCCGCTCGACCTGGCGACCGGCGCGGCGTTCACGGCGGCCCTGCGCACGCGCATCGAGGCGGGGCCGCAGCTCTCCGAGGCCGAGCTGCAGGCGTCGCGCGCGCTGATCGAGGAGGTGCTGCGAGAGGGCTCACCGGAGCGACTCGTCGCGTTCTACGCCGACGCCGTCGAGCGCGCGCGCAGCCGGGCCTGA
- a CDS encoding glycosyltransferase, producing MSRRPLVIAHDYLTQRGGAEKVVLALTRGFPDAPVQTTLYAPADTYPEFADVEVRTTGLNRWRWLRHHHRFALPLLARSVSRTTIDADVTLVSSSAWAHGFRTTGRKIVYCYSPARWLYQPERYLGKRPALAQRALLRLLGPGLRRWDRRQARGADAYIAISGAVQQRIRDAYGIEAEVVHAPHSYSASGEQQRPGGLPGSLAEGGFALCISRLLPYKNVDAVVDAFRELGRPLVVVGSGPEEASLRARASGDITFLQRLSDAEMRWLYARCDAVIAASYEDFGLTPIEAAVFGKPAVALRWGGFLDTIVEGVTGTYFDEPTPAAIAPAVRQSGSRAWDADAIRAHAETFSEATFLRRISGVIARVTGSAPGSAGAGPSGGLR from the coding sequence GTGTCCCGGCGACCACTGGTGATCGCGCACGACTACCTGACGCAGCGCGGCGGAGCAGAGAAGGTGGTGCTCGCCCTCACCCGCGGGTTCCCGGATGCGCCGGTGCAGACGACGCTGTACGCGCCGGCCGACACCTACCCCGAGTTCGCCGACGTCGAGGTGCGCACGACCGGGCTGAACCGCTGGCGGTGGCTGCGGCACCATCACCGCTTCGCGCTGCCGCTGCTCGCCCGCTCGGTCTCGCGCACGACCATCGACGCCGACGTCACGCTCGTCAGCTCGAGCGCATGGGCGCACGGGTTCCGCACCACCGGGCGCAAGATCGTCTACTGCTACTCGCCCGCCCGCTGGCTCTACCAGCCCGAGCGCTACCTCGGGAAGCGGCCGGCGCTCGCGCAGCGGGCGCTGCTGCGGCTGCTCGGGCCGGGCCTGCGCCGCTGGGATCGGCGGCAGGCACGGGGGGCGGATGCGTACATCGCCATCTCGGGCGCGGTGCAGCAGCGGATCCGCGACGCGTACGGCATCGAGGCGGAGGTCGTGCACGCGCCGCACTCCTACAGCGCCTCTGGTGAGCAGCAGCGGCCTGGCGGGTTGCCTGGCTCGCTCGCCGAGGGCGGCTTCGCGCTCTGCATCTCGCGGCTGCTGCCCTACAAGAACGTCGACGCCGTGGTCGACGCCTTCCGGGAGCTCGGTCGGCCGCTCGTGGTGGTGGGCTCCGGGCCCGAGGAGGCGTCGCTGCGCGCGCGAGCATCGGGCGACATCACCTTCCTGCAGCGGCTCTCCGACGCCGAGATGCGCTGGCTCTACGCGCGCTGCGACGCCGTGATCGCGGCGAGCTACGAGGACTTCGGGCTCACCCCGATCGAGGCGGCGGTCTTCGGCAAGCCGGCCGTCGCGCTGCGCTGGGGCGGGTTCCTCGACACGATCGTCGAGGGCGTCACCGGCACCTACTTCGACGAGCCGACGCCCGCCGCGATCGCCCCGGCCGTGCGGCAGAGCGGCTCGCGTGCATGGGATGCCGACGCGATCCGCGCGCACGCCGAGACCTTCTCGGAGGCGACCTTCCTGCGGCGGATCTCGGGGGTCATCGCGCGGGTGACCGGCTCGGCGCCTGGCTCTGCGGGTGCGGGGCCCTCTGGGGGTCTGCGGTGA
- a CDS encoding oligosaccharide flippase family protein — protein MKQVASVPDRARRLLGRGRPVVAVASVTYVGLALSVLSAPMLATALGASGRGQLAAAFAVIQVLGFVAFLGLPRGVAVQDHREAAASRGAVTLIGVIGLLSASACFLAADQLAGGDPWVAGAIRLSSVVLALAGLYQIGVERLLLTSQLATYNLSRICNVVLPSLGYIVAFLAGALTLELAFAITLTGQLLASIVGVVSSIGVLRRSAGKRPPWRFSLSMWSSTVVDGVAWRMDQVLLAMLATSATLGVYAVASTIASASGGLTQALNAVLYGRFAATADDGHAGGAGDGTAGDGTGGRGGTSAMRRSRAVALLSSVLASAAMITAMALWHEALLGPTFDGLMTPLIVLCIAQALNDQWQLQVYRQSADQASVGLTAPSWIGLAAFALVAAVVAALDRLDADTMALAVLAGAVVRIALRLLVTARHRRAAVPNATVG, from the coding sequence GTGAAGCAGGTCGCGTCGGTGCCCGACCGCGCGCGCCGGCTGCTGGGCCGCGGCCGGCCGGTGGTCGCAGTCGCGAGCGTCACCTACGTGGGCCTGGCGCTCAGCGTGCTCTCGGCGCCGATGCTCGCTACCGCGCTCGGTGCGAGCGGTCGCGGCCAGCTGGCCGCGGCCTTCGCCGTGATCCAGGTGCTCGGCTTCGTCGCCTTCCTCGGCCTCCCCCGCGGCGTCGCCGTGCAGGATCACCGCGAGGCGGCGGCCTCCCGTGGCGCCGTCACCCTGATCGGCGTGATCGGCCTGCTGTCGGCATCCGCCTGCTTCCTCGCCGCCGACCAGCTCGCCGGCGGCGACCCATGGGTGGCGGGGGCGATCCGCCTCTCGAGCGTCGTGCTCGCGCTCGCGGGGCTCTACCAGATCGGCGTCGAGCGGCTGCTGCTCACCTCGCAGCTCGCCACCTACAACCTCAGCCGCATCTGCAACGTGGTGCTGCCGTCGCTCGGCTACATCGTCGCCTTCCTCGCCGGCGCGCTGACGCTCGAGCTGGCCTTCGCCATCACCCTCACAGGGCAGCTGCTCGCCTCGATCGTGGGCGTCGTGAGCTCGATCGGGGTGCTGCGGCGCAGCGCCGGCAAGCGACCGCCGTGGCGCTTCAGCCTCTCGATGTGGTCGTCGACCGTCGTCGACGGCGTCGCCTGGCGCATGGACCAGGTGCTGCTCGCCATGCTCGCCACCTCGGCGACCCTCGGCGTCTACGCGGTCGCCTCGACCATCGCGAGCGCCTCCGGCGGCCTCACGCAGGCGCTGAACGCCGTGCTCTACGGGCGCTTCGCCGCCACCGCCGACGACGGGCATGCGGGCGGCGCTGGAGACGGCACTGCCGGCGACGGCACTGGGGGCCGCGGCGGCACCAGCGCCATGCGGCGCAGCCGCGCGGTCGCCCTGCTGTCGTCGGTGCTCGCCTCCGCGGCGATGATCACCGCGATGGCGCTCTGGCACGAAGCGCTGCTCGGCCCCACCTTCGACGGGCTCATGACGCCGCTCATCGTGCTGTGCATCGCGCAGGCGCTCAACGACCAGTGGCAGCTGCAGGTCTACCGGCAGTCGGCCGACCAGGCGTCGGTGGGCCTCACCGCGCCCTCCTGGATCGGGCTCGCCGCCTTCGCGCTCGTGGCGGCCGTCGTCGCCGCGCTCGACCGCCTCGACGCCGACACGATGGCGCTCGCGGTGCTGGCCGGCGCGGTGGTGCGCATCGCGCTGCGGCTGCTCGTCACCGCGCGGCACCGGCGGGCTGCCGTGCCGAACGCGACCGTCGGCTGA
- a CDS encoding polysaccharide biosynthesis tyrosine autokinase — MGFLEYVRLLRKHWAIVVVAAILGVAAGLGLAAVQTPEYRASTEVFISTQAADTSSDLVQGNAFTLSRVNTYARLASSEEVLERVVDELELDLAARDLIEQVEAAPVANTAILEIAATSDQAQFAADLANATAAALAEAVSDLESDGASSPVRLATIVSASVPAEPESPRPLLQALLGGLLMIVAALAFIVARDLIDTRIRSERDIKAVTSAPLLASVQFDAKTRTRPLVVHAEPLSPQAEVFRTLRTNLNFVEVDGDSRLFVMTSSIPGEGKTTTSANLALAIADSGQSVLLVDADLRKPKLAEYMGLEGAVGLTDLLIDRAALADAVQDFRGSGLFVLPAGPVPPNPSELLGSRAMHTLLEELRAEFDWVVLDAPPLLPVTDAAVLAQHGAEVLLVAAADRVNAPQLRRSLEILETVGSSLGGIIMTMARSDGSDAYRYVAYAYGGEHRPAPVVEEVVEPPAPTKRESRGSRRSKRRRANR; from the coding sequence TTGGGCTTTCTTGAGTACGTGCGGCTGCTGCGCAAGCACTGGGCGATCGTGGTGGTGGCCGCGATCCTCGGCGTCGCGGCAGGCCTCGGGCTCGCGGCCGTCCAGACTCCCGAGTACCGCGCATCCACCGAGGTCTTCATCTCGACGCAGGCGGCCGACACCAGCTCGGATCTCGTGCAGGGCAACGCCTTCACGCTCTCGCGGGTCAACACCTACGCGCGGCTGGCGAGCAGCGAGGAGGTGCTCGAGCGGGTCGTCGACGAGCTCGAGCTCGACCTGGCGGCGCGCGACCTGATCGAGCAGGTCGAGGCGGCGCCGGTGGCGAACACGGCGATCCTCGAGATCGCGGCGACGAGCGACCAGGCGCAGTTCGCCGCCGATCTCGCCAACGCGACGGCGGCGGCGCTGGCCGAGGCGGTCTCCGACCTCGAGTCCGACGGCGCTTCGAGCCCGGTGCGCCTGGCCACGATCGTGAGCGCGTCGGTGCCTGCCGAGCCCGAGAGCCCGCGGCCGCTGCTGCAGGCGCTGCTCGGCGGCCTGCTGATGATCGTCGCGGCGCTGGCGTTCATCGTCGCCCGCGACCTGATCGACACCCGCATCCGCTCGGAGCGCGACATCAAGGCGGTCACGTCGGCGCCGCTGCTCGCCTCGGTGCAGTTCGACGCCAAGACGCGCACGCGCCCGCTGGTGGTGCACGCCGAGCCGCTCAGTCCGCAGGCCGAGGTGTTCCGCACCCTGCGCACCAACCTCAACTTCGTCGAGGTCGACGGCGACAGCCGGCTGTTCGTGATGACCTCATCGATCCCCGGTGAGGGCAAGACGACCACCTCGGCCAACCTGGCGCTCGCGATCGCCGACTCGGGCCAGTCGGTGCTGCTCGTCGACGCCGACCTGCGCAAGCCCAAGCTGGCCGAGTACATGGGGCTCGAGGGGGCCGTGGGCCTCACCGACCTGCTCATCGACAGGGCTGCACTGGCGGATGCGGTGCAGGACTTCAGGGGGTCGGGGCTGTTCGTGCTCCCCGCGGGTCCGGTGCCGCCGAACCCGAGCGAGCTGCTCGGCTCGCGCGCGATGCACACGCTGCTCGAGGAGCTGCGCGCCGAGTTCGACTGGGTGGTGCTCGACGCGCCGCCGCTGCTGCCGGTGACCGATGCGGCCGTGCTCGCGCAGCACGGCGCCGAGGTGCTGCTGGTGGCCGCCGCCGACCGGGTGAACGCGCCGCAGCTGCGCCGCTCGCTCGAGATCCTCGAGACGGTCGGCTCGTCGCTGGGCGGCATCATCATGACGATGGCGAGGTCTGACGGGTCGGATGCGTACCGGTACGTCGCGTACGCCTACGGCGGGGAGCACCGCCCCGCGCCGGTCGTCGAGGAGGTCGTCGAGCCGCCCGCCCCGACCAAGCGCGAGTCGCGCGGCAGTCGACGCAGCAAGCGCAGGCGCGCGAACCGCTGA
- a CDS encoding sugar transferase, with protein sequence MELRQASRFDEMQCVAKRALDLVAGLLLLVVLALPMLAIAIALMLDSPGPVLFRQERVGFNGRSFTMLKFRTMHVDAEQRLGTLLDLRVDGDEPGNVVLFKMRVDPRVTRFGALLRRSSLDELPQLFNVLTGDMALVGPRPPLRSEVELYEEHVHRKFCVKPGITGLWQVSGRSNLSWDESVRLDLHYAEHWSLTTDVVILWRTFRAVISGEGAY encoded by the coding sequence ATGGAGCTCAGGCAGGCGTCGCGGTTCGACGAGATGCAATGCGTCGCGAAGCGAGCGCTCGACCTGGTCGCCGGCCTGCTGCTGCTCGTGGTGCTCGCCCTGCCGATGCTCGCCATCGCGATCGCCCTGATGCTCGACTCTCCCGGTCCCGTGCTCTTCCGGCAGGAGCGCGTCGGCTTCAACGGGCGGTCGTTCACGATGCTGAAGTTCCGCACCATGCACGTCGATGCCGAGCAGCGGCTCGGCACCCTGCTCGACCTGCGCGTCGACGGCGACGAGCCCGGCAACGTGGTGCTGTTCAAGATGCGGGTCGATCCGCGGGTGACGCGGTTCGGCGCCCTGCTGCGCCGCAGCTCGCTCGACGAGCTGCCGCAGCTGTTCAACGTGCTGACCGGCGACATGGCGCTCGTCGGGCCCCGGCCGCCGCTGCGCAGCGAGGTCGAGCTCTACGAGGAGCACGTGCACCGCAAGTTCTGCGTCAAGCCGGGCATCACGGGCCTGTGGCAGGTGAGCGGCCGCTCAAACCTCTCGTGGGATGAGTCGGTGCGGCTCGACCTGCACTACGCCGAGCACTGGTCGCTGACGACCGATGTGGTGATCCTCTGGCGCACGTTCCGCGCGGTGATCTCCGGTGAAGGGGCCTACTAG
- a CDS encoding low molecular weight phosphatase family protein produces the protein MSGWRRARDDAATSTSLTRGSAGEATSADPVFRILTVCTGNLCRSPQAEQLLRARIPAALGIGIGIGAAPLSAAATAPAPDLLAVASAGTMAYDGDPMDDLAASEAERLGVGDVRAHRTRRIREPHVLGADLVLGMAREHRAAGMRLVPSASRRAFTLIEFAHIVEALAHGDLPEPVPSIEAAGPAAFLRAVVHAAARTKGRMRLSATSHELDIEDPYRLDPAVYRRSAEAIDGHVARIADGLATLARA, from the coding sequence ATGAGCGGCTGGCGTCGCGCTCGCGACGATGCCGCCACGAGCACGAGCCTCACCCGCGGCTCGGCCGGCGAGGCTACGAGCGCCGATCCGGTCTTCCGCATCCTGACCGTCTGCACCGGCAACCTGTGCCGTTCGCCGCAGGCCGAGCAGCTGCTGCGCGCGCGCATCCCGGCGGCACTCGGCATCGGCATCGGCATCGGCGCCGCGCCGCTCTCCGCCGCCGCCACCGCCCCAGCACCCGACCTCCTCGCCGTCGCGAGCGCCGGCACCATGGCCTACGACGGCGACCCGATGGACGACCTCGCGGCCTCCGAGGCCGAGCGCCTCGGCGTCGGCGACGTGCGCGCGCACCGCACGCGACGCATCCGCGAACCGCATGTGCTGGGCGCCGACCTGGTGCTGGGCATGGCGCGCGAGCACCGCGCCGCCGGCATGCGGCTGGTGCCGAGCGCCAGCCGTCGCGCGTTCACGCTCATCGAGTTCGCGCACATCGTCGAGGCGCTCGCGCACGGCGACCTGCCCGAGCCCGTGCCGTCGATCGAGGCCGCCGGCCCCGCCGCGTTCCTGCGCGCGGTGGTGCACGCAGCGGCGAGGACGAAGGGGCGGATGCGGTTGTCCGCCACCTCGCACGAGCTCGACATCGAAGACCCCTACAGGCTCGACCCCGCGGTCTACCGGCGCTCAGCAGAGGCGATCGACGGGCACGTCGCGCGGATCGCCGATGGGCTCGCGACCCTCGCCCGCGCCTGA